A genomic window from Lineus longissimus chromosome 17, tnLinLong1.2, whole genome shotgun sequence includes:
- the LOC135501793 gene encoding centrosome-associated protein 350-like isoform X4, producing the protein MSNFRGRRVTEPTPVIRAPPNTDFYHDTSTLSGLAQAWDSMGKAKSVLRRVEHRLEDARRPSPTSFEEREKETCISMDEKSTKVKNENSFNKSHPRHKDKQSLRKISRLDDKFKDDYIYTRSRSPLASLNYDRHFVRNESRTLTPTMHLNDDHNRSITPPKHVNFIEKPEFHEIESRTRSYLDQNSNMSGKRYGHGSGFDKTYETEPYGAYAADDSIADTPVGAAREPEINFLNDNLHLNTNRDFDLGLEPGSRGLDRDDFPKLGSYNAASLLRGSERRTKTPSPYMLEGGAFDHYGCAYTGSMDDMDIVAPGRRIKKGIKDLGKDSDGLARIKELIDEQRRNMSSPQAELESHKEEEEEAELLAKVRHQESDAVMLNSYDAWEQPAGQPLSRKIAAGPPAPSYKGFNEVETKIRTPEGRVVKVPSHRRKTKKVDRAKEKPKTKATEKEPPLPQIAQAMSPLDDTPIKENQPKKSARVLATKKPSKFERKDIITTKSWREGQKLIRRELGPLPKPSVGKKKDNKSMDDSQEFEEPVAKPWDRDDNDDDNDKHGADEIPKQPEPRPILSEPGPILSEEAKDVLHDLGLGSDSEHSDDPHDHDGADKSRRKHTMKRKAPTSEVPSKKEPIAKVRHYDSDEVRRYIQKQQNERKKRQEEEKRAQKEAEENRQKQLQDLYKRARSKTTKTKPRNRPGNETRLDETFSKGPAPELSKRHPFHEDRPSMGVSGSDKENFDSKKVEAGQLWNKDEEDDSDTLTEESDGELTPRASAGKEGLKPAIPESEPMQLEDLMDRFTSSQAAAAAPEQPAADAAKPRDTQQNTQEIPSNDLPTSAPAVTTSAPTSTVNQRPLTAFDSTTALPASYSTRPYSALYPEIGQNRTRADRLQALHNTAASLQNRLDSETHRLTADANILPRRSPLDPTFGPSRDAWGYSQPDDSVPFVSRHDKIAGTHDDYSVFNRDLPGVGNLANRAQVIEGDRERNDAATAIQAAYRGHTVRQSMDWKMPSGSPMRSSLRKDVHLEPRALTSSMDRYNDSDVTESLDESDSDYINRRIGAALFSKDYCASNTEIKRSPVEFTQVPSHRHLRSSKPRYMWEEKRADPFSIYNIHTRRLQQQNEQGNPRSSPQEFYTRETVAPRLTAPENYKYSSLPGQEQPSSSTLTSISPHGIDGDTPRNPDVPNLPLDKKDDGSLSQPRTQSFQQRSHSAAYEDDFTGDESTLSISENTISGTSPVSQTKEKTKSLTKSTHSKKPDSLDSELSSLVDDHAKPIPAPRRSEQPRPERDTQFRPINREMPREYHMQRDNIRPIQQGRLSPGSLERKLAAELNLLEGMEESVRQLTDVERTRAVSLAQQETVTLAQILKGRQQTHDQEMAALQQKARQESLEATQQLNQARQNTVSAEDRANRTVTQVRQEATTTLQDSTAKLLETQAAAAMTTAEAARQLAEAKNVILNHPAAVPTEQTLKMATDVASAAATAAVQATLAKHEKPPLPRSTKRAPSKDVSEVISSAASSDLSRSLAAPYSTESFESESTDSKSTLGRRRPRTPEPASDSVHTALDDSGERTPKADDSTIKTDPGADADKTESISEDLASEKDYSFSFDETMTEDEIEEHSFRAVLPSEGHRRRAKKDCKGDVKVKEADPISVSSDDVTLTNTNLNIDNVTGPFTHEESFKKFTAAMVRQYMKEEEIRSQHQAALLKLREKALKEKTKAELDWLEQQKKHHREKGADDIYPQIKKKQRGLMLKLQQEQAEIKRLREASRVASKERQLMLYQQQEIQRLRQSAAQVRDKLKKDNGPVDDFSLSVSEVNTEDEISIGFDDHSEMRSPSPKSKDYKSDSEVNSQQERSRSRSPDAKVMRNIKKMKADPKYLTAREKKLAQRRRQAEELLKWKKRLDKEEKAVYNLEVEAINVWDKTGKAKGKTPEKEAKKETKDVAKAPESAASETLISASDASKSMSFTGKPLPAKKSKPAERTESESSIVEDISGHWQASASLVPEVLSVQSKSVKFEEKPIQSGSESSVFEDVHTASQSSSIGEDLPTVTKSSKPRTQDSGDDTLITSNHSVREEYSNDTFVSGDTTTVPGAKPPLKSPVQARVSRSLFPSDKSLTPRSPRSPKSAFHPKKKGSESESEDSFSYTQSETASISDASDIEGRIRALNEDLKRRKSEADRLKKEQKKRHKDRLKAQEASLKKQIEAYDNFISQVKTDLQKELELEPTKVAVKPQIKHPNADQKRKRTTPVTTKSMPPEGFQRSDSESSSNRSSIDESRGGISESYTPFSPSLSITAPDDSLRKSSPSPRRPGALPPIGRKPKSDSDNERTPSRSSALNGDSQRTPPTLREVKDRSEISTKRDVSQSELVDEIPEDVSLSQKSEKSDGSEFRPLKLDDLASTKSEISEHVPSRRADTESSYSATAEKSDKGESSVSEMLPTKTDKTANAVTDASEGRKEKTGSVMESEKKDEESIISEAIPTAVDDSLPPSTYKSELKLDLKLDTKPVVEFRAPDSARTIGDVVTDIPDEFSQHSIGADLKLKEDEDKTDQILTARSHRSESDLWDYVETHPEDEPPKGQSQTSQKNEKIENDISSVQSDKSSKSYVSTNSYHTRTYSDDFSDDFSDVSADRRSETSVRDSRKEAALSDDDISEHLSYRSEFSERSASEPKALDLSDGSLKLNLKDVEGDDDRTPIQSPAPRSITSPFESLVTSTPTPEEDPLAHINIGDSVIVAGIERGTLKFKGLTMFAPGHWAGVELEIAEGTNDGSKDGVRYFDCKPKHGLFAPPDKVTYEPEVQKEQEDAPSDTSDHTLTEEPIDIPSVSEKSEKITEEGKPLFSPRSVLDDSTTDISISSDLERAITSAQAAVEGFGDGQKVPEKVVETEGRKPKKDMNKIVDSITDNLTEMVVKDSVLVMGDIVAKSPSKMLDEKPGEEPKVAAPAAEKKSHEVTPAENKEEVPENNVNNAADTATRNMLNDAISHMLTVRQNQISRSSESSQDDDGTDSGIPFDEYKDDRKSTPANSQTSIDTPESAFDNKLTPEDKITPEKKDLLIPKEDALIPPVRPVSPVFGEPAAKSVNQLNHDEVNARLEALNRMDRELMDGHLLGLGDQEWFDDDYGLSAQAQIPDHPPPPYPGSPPQHPQGVRHDISKLELQRLTEEVFYAVPHKDAEVKGIISEVVDVFWERRRYGEPLDDVEPPMEFLTKDDKGQDIETNSRRVYKKLIFDLVAEHIREMYKDEEEVEPPPWAKSKRLTNKLYRGVSPPTTSESLKDLLSDRMMIMLGLKENQKESKVTRWSGRKKKDHVDEILVQELREEEPQWVNYDDDELAVKMQLTDAIFDLLLNETVTVFSQIQTKLDARVE; encoded by the exons ATGATAAATTCAAAGATGACTACATCTACACCAGATCCCGCAGTCCGCTCGCTTCACTCAACTACGATCGTCACTTTGTCCGAAATGAATCTCGTACCCTTACTCCCACAATGCACCTTAATGACGATCATAACAGATCCATTACACCACCAAAACATGTCAACTTCATCGAGAAGCCAGAATTTCATGAAATCGAATCGAGGACACGATCGTATTTagatcaaaattcaaatatgtCCGGAAAACGATACGGGCATGGCTCCGGGTTTGATAAGACTTACGAAACGGAGCCTTATGGTGCTTACGCTGCTGATGACTCCATCGCCGACACCCCAGTGGGCGCAGCGCGTGAACCTGAGATTAACTTTCTCAACGATAATTTGCATTTAAATACAAATCGAGATTTTGATTTAGGATTAGAGCCTGGGTCAAGGGGGCTCGATCGTGATGACTTTCCAAAGCTCGGGTCATACAATGCTGCCAGTTTGTTGCGCGGCTCAGAGCGCAGGACTAAGACACCGTCTCCGTATATGCTCGAGGGCGGTGCATTTGATCATTATGGATGTGCGTACACGGGGAGTATGGATGACATGGATATCGTCGCTCCGGGGCGGAGGATAAAGAAGGGCATTAAGGATTTAGGCAAGGACTCAG ATGGGCTGGCTCGGATCAAAGAACTCATAGACGAACAGCGAAGGAATATGTCATCACCTCAAG CAGAGCTAGAGAGTCacaaggaggaggaggaggaggccGAGTTGTTGGCCAAGGTGCGTCACCAGGAGTCTGACGCCGTGATGCTGAATTCGTATGATGCCTGGGAGCAGCCAGCGGGGCAGCCACTGTCGAGGAAAATCGCAGCGGGGCCTCCAGCGCCGTCCTACAAAG GGTTCAATGAAGTTGAGACGAAGATTCGCACACCTGAGGGACGCGTTGTGAAGGTGCCATCACATCGCCGAAAGACAAAGAAAGTTGACCGAGCCAAAGAGAAGCCCAAAACAAAAG CTACTGAAAAGGAGCCCCCTTTGCCCCAAATAGCCCAAGCCATGTCCCCCCTCGATGACACCCCCATCAAGGAAAATCAACCCAAAAAATCTGCCCGGGTGCTAGCTACAAAGAAACCGTCAAAATTCGAACGAAAAGATATCATCACTACAAAGTCATGGCGTGAGGGGCAAAAACTAATTCGCCGGGAACTTGGACCACTGCCAAAACCCTCTGTTGGGAAGAAGAAGGATAATAAGTCAATGG aTGATTCACAAGAGTTTGAAGAGCCAGTAGCGAAACCGTGGGATcgcgatgataatgatgatgataatgacaaaCATGGTGCTGATGAAATACCCAAACAACCCGAGCCCAGGCCGATACTTTCAGAGCCAGGGCCGATACTTTCAGAGGAGGCGAAGGATGTACTGCATGACCTTGGTCTAG GTTCTGATTCTGAACATTCTGACGACCCTCATGACCATGATGGTGCTGATAAGTCAAGGAGGAAACACACAATGAAGAGGAAGGCACCAACATCAGAAG TGCCATCTAAGAAAGAACCAATTGCAAAAGTACGCCACTACGACTCAGACGAGGTGCGACGCTACATCCAGAAACAACAAAACGAGCGTAAGAAACGACAAGAGGAAGAAAAGCGAGCCCAGAAAGAGGCTGAGGAAAATCGTCAGAAGCAACTGCAGGATTTGTACAAGCGAGCCCGATCAAAAACAACTAAAACGAAACCAAGAAACCGTCCTGGGAATGAGACACGACTTGATGAGACCTTCTCTAAGGGTCCAGCCCCTGAGCTTTCAAAACGCCATCCATTTCATGAAGATCGTCCGTCCATG GGGGTAAGTGGTTCAGATAAAGAGAACTTCGACTCAAAGAAGGTTGAAGCTggtcagctgtggaacaaagatgaagaagatgacagTGACACACTGACGGAGGAGAGTGATGGCGAGTTGACTCCCCGTGCTTCAGCTGG GAAAGAAGGTCTTAAACCAGCTATTCCTGAATCTGAGCCTATGCAGCTTGAAGACCTCATGGATCGGTTCACCTCGTCCcaagctgctgctgctgccccTGAACAACCTGCTGCTGATGCTGCTAAACCTCGTGATACTCAACAAAATACTCAAG AAATCCCATCAAACGACCTACCAACGTCTGCACCTGCCGTGACAACGAGCGCCCCCACCAGTACAGTCAACCAGAGACCCTTGACTGCTTTTGATTCTACTACTGCCCTGCCTGCCAGCTATTCTACAAGACCTTACTCCGCCCTGTATCCAG AAATTGGTCAGAACCGAACGAGAGCAGACCGCCTCCAAGCCCTGCATAACACTGCAGCCTCACTTCAGAATCGTCTAGATTCCGAGACCCACCGTCTCACAGCTGATGCAAACATCCTTCCACGTCGAA GCCCTTTAGATCCGACGTTTGGTCCGTCCAGAGACGCTTGGGGTTATTCCCAGCCAGACGATAGTGTGCCATTTGTGAGCCGCCATGACAAGATAGCTGGGACTCATGATGACTACTCAGTGTTCAATAGAGATTTACCTG GTGTTGGAAACTTGGCCAATAGAGCGCAGGTGATTGAGGGCGACCGTGAGCGTAACGATGCGGCCACCGCCATCCAGGCTGCTTATCGTGGCCACACTGTCAGACAGAGTATGGACTGGAAGATGCCATCGGGGAGCCCAATGAGGTCCAGTCTCCGCAAGGATGTGCACTTGGAGCCAAGG GCCTTGACGTCAAGTATGGATCGCTACAATGACAGTGATGTGACCGAATCTTTGGATGAGTCAGATTCTGACTACATTAACCGACGG ATCGGTGCTGCCCTCTTCAGTAAAGACTACTGTGCATCAAACACGGAAATCAAACGATCTCCGGTCGAGTTTACCCAGGTGCCGTCCCACCGCCATCTGAGGTCAAGTAAACCACGCTACATGTGGGAGGAGAAGAGGGCGGATCCTTTTAGTATTTATAACATACATACGAGGAGACTGCAGCAGCAGAACGAACAAG GAAATCCACGTAGTTCACCACAGGAGTTCTATACAAGAGAGACTGTGGCCCCACGACTAACCGCTCCTGAGAATTACAAGTACAGCAGTTTGCCAGGCCAAGAACAACCCTCCAGTTCCACCTTGACCTCAATCAGTCCACATGGCATCGATGGTGATACCCCTCGAAACCCAGACGTACCAAATCTACCTCTGGACAAAAAGGATGATGGTTCTTTGTCCCAACCCCGTACCCAGAGCTTTCAGCAGAGGTCTCATTCAGCTGCGTATGAGGATGATTTCACCGGTGACGAGAGCACGTTATCCATATCCGAGAACACGATATCAGGAACATCACCAGT CAGCCAGACAAAGGAGAAGACGAAATCACTGACGAAATCAACTCACtcaaagaaaccagattcactCGATTCGGAGCTTTCAAGTCTTGTTGATGATCATGCAAAACCCATACCTGCTCCAAGAAGGTCTGAGCAACCCAGACCAGAAAGAGACACCCAGTTTCGTCCGATAAATCGGGAAATGCCTCGGGAATATCATATGCAGCGTGATAACATTCGACCTATCCAGCAAGGCCGTCTCTCGCCGGGATCTTTGGAACGAAAGCTTGCAGCGGAGTTGAATCTGTTGGAGGGGATGGAGGAATCAGTGCGGCAGCTGACAGATGTCGAGAGGACGAGAGCTGTGTCATTGGCACaacaagagacagtcacattGGCTCAGATTCTAAAG GGCAGGCAACAGACACATGATCAAGAAATGGCAGCACTGCAGCAAAAGGCCCGCCAAGAATCCCTGGAGGCGACCCAACAGCTGAACCAGGCACGGCAAAACACTGTCAGTGCTGAGGATCGAGCAAATAGGACCGTCACGCAAGTACGACAAGAGGCGACAACGACATTGCAAGATTCTACGGCCAAGTTGCTTGAAACTCAGGCGGCCGCAGCCATGACTACAGCTGAGGCTGCCAGACAACTTGCTGAG GCCAAGAATGTAATTCTTAACCACCCAGCTGCTGTACCAACTGAGCAGACTCTAAAAATGGCCACAGATGTCGCTAGTGCTGCTGCAACCGCTGCTGTGCAAGCCACGCTAGCAAAACATGAAAAGCCACCTCTTCCTCGCTCCACAAAGCGTGCTCCATCTAAGGACGTTTCGGAGGTCATTTCGAGTGCTGCATCTTCAGACTTGAGCCGTTCGCTTGCTGCGCCTTACAGCACTGAGAGCTTTGAGAGCGAATCAACTGATTCCAAGTCGACACTTGGGAGGAGGCGCCCTAGGACACCAGA GCCTGCATCAGATAGTGTTCACACTGCCCTTGATGACTCTGGTGAGAGGACCCCCAAGGCAGACGACAGCACAATCAAAACAGACCCAGGAGCAGACGCTGACAAGACTGAGAGCATCAGTGAAGACTTGGCTAGCGAAAAAG ACTACTCCTTCAGTTTCGACGAGACGATGACAGAAGATGAGATTGAAGAGCATTCATTtcgtgcagtgctgccatctgaaggTCATCGTCGACGCGCCAAGAAAGACTGCAAGGGTGATGTTAAAGTGAAGGAGGCTGACCCCATATCGGTGTCATCTGATGATGTCACTT tgaCCAACACAAACTTGAACATCGACAATGTCACCGGCCCTTTCACCCATGAAGAATCCTTCAAGAAATTCACCGCTGCGATGGTACGACagtacatgaaagaggaagagATCCGCTCACAACATCAGGCGGCACTCCTGAAACTCCGTGAGAAGGCGCTGAAGGAAAAGACCAAGGCGGAGCTTGATTGGTTGGAACAGCAGAAGAAACACCACCGGGAGAAGGGAGCAGACGACATCTACCCTCAGATTAAGAAGAAGCAACGTGGCCTCATGTTGAAGCTGCAACAAGAACAA GCAGAGATCAAACGTTTGAGAGAAGCGAGTCGAGTGGCAAGTAAAGAGCGCCAGTTGATGTTATACCAGCAACAGGAGATTCAGCGCCTACGCCAATCAGCTGCACAGGTCCGTGATAAGCTGAAGAAGGATAATGGGCCCGTTGACGACTTTAGTTTGAGCGTCAGTGAGGTGAACACCGAGGATGAGATAAGCATTGGT tttgaTGACCACAGTGAGATGAGGAGTCCAAGTCCTAAATCCAAGGATTATAAATCAGACTCCGAGGTGAATAGCCAACAGGAGAGGTCACGGTCAAGGTCACCGGATGCCAAGGTCATGCGTAACATCAAGAAAATGAAGGCAGATCCAAA GTACCTGACAGCTCGTGAGAAGAAGTTGGCCCAGAGGCGACGCCAGGCCGAGGAATTACTGAAATGGAAGAAGCGCTTGGATAAGGAGGAGAAGGCTGTGTACAATCTTGAGGTGGAGGCCATCAATGTCTGGGATAAGACGGGCAAGGCCAAGGGCAAGACACCAGAGAAGGAGGCCAAGAAAGAAACAAAAG ATGTTGCAAAAGCTCCAGAGTCTGCAGCCTCCGAAACTCTCATCTCCGCTTCTGACGCCTCAAAATCGATGTCATTCACCGGTAAACCACTCCCGGCCAAAAAATCAAAACCTGCTGAGCGAACGGAGAGCGAGAGTTCGATTGTTGAAGATATCTCCGGCCATTGGCAGGCAAGTGCGAGCTTGGTTCCTGAGGTTTTGAGCGTCCAATCAAAATCAGTGAAGTTTGAGGAGAAGCCCATCCAAAGTGGTAGCGAGAGTTCTGTCTTCGAGGATGTGCACACCGCTTCTCAGTCGAGCAGTATTGGTGAAGATTTGCCAACGGTGACAAAGTCTTCAAAACCAAG aACGCAAGACTCTGGTGATGACACACTCATCACAAGTAACCATTCTGTACGTGAAGAATACTCCAATGATACGTTTGTGTCCGGCGATACCACGACAGTTCCTGGCGCAAAGCCGCCGCTCAAGTCACCAGTCCAGGCTCGGGTGTCACGCAGCCTCTTCCCCTCCGATAAGAGCCTCACTCCCAGGAGCCCACGATCGCCGAAGAGCGCTTTCCATCCCAAGAAGAAGGGGTCAGAAAGCGAATCTGAGGACTCCTTCTCTTATACGCAGTCAG AAACGGCCTCCATTTCTGATGCAAGTGACATAGAAGGCCGGATCAGGGCATTGAATGAAGATCTGAAGCGGCGGAAGTCAGAGGCTGACCGGCTTAAGAAGGAACAGAAGAAGCGCCACAAGGATCGTCTCAAGGCACAGGAGGCATCGCTCAAGAAGCAGATTGAG GCCTATGATAACTTCATCAGCCAGGTCAAGACCGACCTTCAGAAAGAACTCGAATTGGAACCCACCAAGGTCGCCGTCAAACCTCAGATCAAACACCCCAACGCTGACCAAAAACGCAAACGAACTACCCCAGTGACGACCAAGTCCATGCCGCCAGAGGGATTCCAGCGTAGCGACTCGGAAAGCAGCTCTAATCGATCCAGCATTGATGAGAGCCGAGGAGGAATCAGTGAAAGCTATACTCCCTTTAGTCCATCGCTGTCTATCACTGCACCTGATG ATTCACTTCGTAAGTCATCCCCATCGCCAAGACGTCCTGGGGCACTTCCACCCATCGGCCGCAAACCAAAGTCTGATTCTGACAATGAGCGTACACCATCAAGGAGCAGCGCTTTGAACGGGGACTCACAACGTACCCCGCCAACATTACGTGAGGTCAAGGACAGATCGGAGATATCAACAAAAAGGGATGTCAGTCAATCGGAGCTTGTTGATGAAATACCGGAAGATGTCAGCCTCAGTCAGAAATCTGAAAAATCTGATGGATCTGAGTTCAGGCCATTAAAATTAGACGATCTTGCTTCGACAAAATCGGAAATATCAGAACATGTGCCATCACGAAGAGCAGATACCGAGTCGTCGTATTCTGCGACGGCGGAAAAATCTGATAAGGGGGAGTCCAGCGTGTCAGAAATGCTTCCCACGAAAACGGATAAAACGGCTAATGCAGTTACAGATGCTTCAGAGGGCCGGAAAGAAAAAACTGGAAGTGTGATGGAGAGTGAGAAGAAAGATGAGGAGTCCATCATATCTGAGGCGATACCCACTGCGGTTGATGACTCCTTGCCTCCATCCACTTATAAGAGTGAACTGAAATTAGATCTGAAACTAGACACTAAACCGGTTGTGGAGTTCCGGGCTCCGGATAGTGCGAGAACGATCGGCGATGTCGTTACAGATATTCCAGATGAATTTTCACAACATTCCATTGGTGCCGATCTGAAACTGAAAGAAGACGAAGATAAAACTGATCAAATTCTTACAGCACGGTCGCACAGGTCGGAATCAGATCTGTGGGACTACGTAGAAACTCACCCCGAAGATGAGCCTCCAAAGGGCCAATCACAAACAAGTCAAAAGAACGAAAAAATAGAGAACGATATCTCATCGGTGCAGAGCGATAAGTCTTCCAAAAGCTATGTGTCAACAAACTCATATCACACTCGCACTTATAGTGACGATTTTTCCGATGATTTTTCTGATGTGTCTGCTGACCGCCGGTCAGAAACATCGGTCAGGGATAGCCGGAAGGAGGCTGCGCTGTCTGATGATGACATCAGCGAACATTTGTCCTATCGGAGCGAGTTCAGTGAGCGATCGGCTTCAGAGCCAAAAGCATTAGATTTGTCCGACGGCTCACTTAAACTGAACCTTAAGGATGTTGAAGGTGATGATGACAGGACCCCCATTCAGTCTCCTGCACCAAGAAGTATTACATCTCCATTTGAGTCTCTTGTGACAAGCACTCCAACACCGGAAGAGGACCCCTTAGCACATATCAACATCGGCGACTCAGTCATCGTTGCTGGCATCGAACGTGGCACGTTGAAATTCAAGGGTCTGACAATGTTTGCTCCGGGGCACTGGGCTGGGGTTGAACTAGAAATAGCAGAAGGCACCAATGACGGCAGCAAGGATGGCGTACGCTACTTTGACTGTAAACCAAAACACGGATTATTTGCACCACCTGACAAAGTAACTTATGAACCCGAGGTTCAGAAGGAGCAAGAAGACGCCCCAAGTGATACATCAGATCACACCTTGACTGAAGAacccattgacattccatctgTATCAGAAAAATCGGAAAAAATTACCGAGGAAGGAAAACCGTTATTTTCGCCAAGATCAGTCCTAGATGACTCCACGACTGACATATCGATCTCTAGTGATTTGGAGCGTGCCATTACATCTGCCCAGGCTGCAGTTGAAGGATTTGGCGATGGGCAGAAGGTGCCAGAGAAAGTGGTTGAAACGGAAGGGAGGAAGCCAAAGAAAGATATGAATAAGATTGTTGACAGTATTACGGATAATTTGACGGAGATGGTGGTGAAGGATTCCGTGTTGGTTATGGGCGATATCGTGGCCAAGTCTCCAAGTAAAATGTTGGATGAGAAGCCGGGAGAGGAACCCAAGGTAGCTGCTCCTGCTGCTGAGAAGAAATCTCATGAGGTTACACCGGCTGAGAACAAAGAAG AAGTGCCCGAGAACAACGTCAACAATGCCGCAGACACCGCTACGAGAAATATGCTCAATGATGCTATCAGTCACATGCTCACAGTTCGACAGAATCAAATCTCGCGGTCGTCTGAATCATCCCAAGACGACGACGGAACTGATTCAGGTATTCCGTTCGATGAGTATAAAGATGACCGGAAATCCACCCCGGCAAATTCCCAGACGTCCATCGACACACCAGAATCAGCTTTCGACAATAAGTTGACCCCTGAGGATAAGATTACTCCAGAGAAGAAAGATCTGCTGATACCAAAGGAGGATGCTCTCATTCCCCCAGTTAGACCAGTGTCACCTGTGTTCGGAGAGCCAGCGGCCAAGTCTGTCAACCAACTCAATCAT GATGAAGTGAATGCACGCCTTGAAGCCCTGAATCGCATGGACAGAGAGCTAATGGACGGACACCTCCTTGGCTTGGGTGATCAAGAATGGTTCGATGATGACTACGGTCTGAGCGCCCAGGCTCAGATTCCTGACCACCCACCACCACCATACCCTGGCTCACCCCCACAACACCCACAAG GCGTGCGACATGACATCAGCAAACTTGAACTGCAGCGTTTGACGGAAGAAGTGTTCTACGCCGTTCCTCACAAAGATGCTGAAGTCAAGGGCATCATATCTGAAGTGGTGGATGTTTTCTGGGAGCGGCGTCGATACGGCGAGCCTCTGGATGACGTTGAACCACCAATGGAGTTCCTCACAAAAGACGACAAGGGACAGGATATTGAAACAAACAGTCGGCGAGTGTataagaaattgattttcgacCTTGTTGCCGAACATATCCGTGAAATGTACAAGGACGAGGAAGAGGTTGAGCCCCCACCGTGGGCAAAATCCAAACGTCTGACGAATAAACTATATCGGGGGGTCAGCCCACCAACGACGTCAGAAAGTTTGAAGGATCTATTGTCGGATCGTATGATGATCATGCTCGGTTTGAAAGAAAACCAGAAAGAATCAAAAGTGACTCGCTGGAGTGGACGGAAGAAGAAGGATCACGTCGACGAGATTTTAGTTCAGGAATTACGTGAGGAGGAACCGCAGTGGGTTAATTACGACGATGATGAACTCGCCGTGAAAATGCAGTTGACGGATGCGATTTTTGATTTGTTACTCAATGAAACTGTGACTGTGTTCAGCCAAATCCAGACAAAGTTAGACGCCAGGGTTGAGTGA